A stretch of DNA from Fusobacterium mortiferum ATCC 9817:
CCAACATAAACTTGATTATTTTCTATATCATATTTAACCATAAAAAAGCTATCTTTTAATTCTCCACATTTAATCTGAATAAAAGAATCTTCAAAATCATTATAATTTTCTATTGGGTAGGTAATTTGAGTAAGCAACAGTAGAAATAAAATAATTTTTTTAATCAAGATACTCCACCTTTACAGTAAAAAATCCACGATAAACTCCTCTACTAGTTTTTTTAGTTTGAGTTTCACCATCTATGAGGATATCTTTAGTGATAACTCTTCCATCATTTCCTACCCTATATGTATTTTTACTATTAGAAGACAATCTTCTAATTAATTCTTGACTATTATTATCTCTAAATCTTATATTAACAGTAAGAGTATCATTATTAGAATTTTTTATAGTTGTACTACTTGGAATATAAATATTTATACTTTTATTCTCTTCTCCCTCAATACTTAGATTAGCAGGTTCACCAGATTCTTTAGTAGAGAGTTTTTCTCCAGCTACTCCTTTTCCCAAGTTCATATTATTTAAAACTTTAATTTTTAAACTATGAATAGGTTTTAACTCTTTAGTATCTAAGTTTAAATAAACTGGATTGATACTAGAATTTATATACCCTATTTTTATATTTTCTTTTTCTCTACTTTGATTTAACCAATTAAAAACGAATTCTCCCTCTACCAAAATTTTAATCTCTTGCAATCCTTCGCCATTAGTAGTGTTTTTAAAATAGATCTTATTTCCTACTTTTGTTCCAGATATATTTGTTATCTTAAGTTCAGCTAAATTTATAAATGAATTATTACTATTAGTTTCTAATTGAAAAAAATCTTGAATATTACCATTTTCTTTGATTATACTTACTTCACTAGAAAATTTTAACCTACTAGTTGTTCCTATAACTAAATTATCATTTGAATATACTTTAGAAATCTCAGCAATATAATTTTTTCCAAAGGAAAAATAAGAGAAGATGAAAAAAATAATGAAAACTAATATTTTTTTCAAGCTATTACCTCCTTACTCTTCAAGAGCTCTATTGATTAAGATATATAATGAATGGTGTTCTAAAGGAATATATGGTAATTTTTTAGAAATTTCGTTTACTCCTTCAATAAAGATTTTCTCTCTCTTTTCTAAATTCTCTTCCTTTTCAAACCTATTTTCAAAGTAATTTATCTCTTTATAGAGATTATCATCATAAATATCATAAAGAATAACCTTTCCTAAAGATATTCTTGGATATTTTTTATTGAAAACTAAATGTTGAAGAGCTATATCAAAATTTTTGGATTTTATTTTATAATAGTAAGCATCTACTTGATAAGGAAGAATTTTTACTATAATTTCATATTTTTTTAATCTATTCTTTATATTCTCAGCTAGTTTTCTATCTTCTTCAGTATTTAATATCATAAGTTCAACAATTTTTTCTTTATCATTTAAAGTATTTAATTCTTTATTTATATTAAAATTTTTAACTTTATCAATATCTTCTAAATTTTTATCATAAATTTCTGGGGGTAAAAGAGATTCTTCTGTATTTAAAATATTATTTAGAATTTTTTTAAATTTTAAATCTCTATTTTTATTAAATACTAAGGCAGTAGTTACTATATTTTCACTTTTTTTAATATCAATATTTTTTTCATCAATAATTTTTAAATTTTTACCATTTTTAATATCAAAATTAGTAATATCATAAATTACATCAGAGTTATTATTAAAAAGAGAGAGTAATCTATCTTGAATTGAAAAAATTCTATCAATAATAATTTTTTTATATGGAAATTCTATATTTGAAAGAGTAACACTATCTTTTTGTAAAGCTTCAACTTGATATAAACCTGTGCCAATAATTTTACCTGCTTTTTCTTTTATAATAGAACTCATAGTGTGCGAAAGAGTTTCAAATATATATTTGTCTTCTTGACTAAATTTGATAATAAACTCTCTATTATTAATAATTTCTATTTCTTCTATATTTTTATAAAACTCCTTTAAAGCTCCTTGAGTTTTTACTCTCAGTAAAGAATTTTTTACATCTTCTGATGTAAGAGAAGTTCCATCTTGAAATTTTATTCCATCTTTAAGTTTAATATATAACAGCTTTTTTGTTATATAATAATACTCTTGAGCTAACTTAGGAGTGATTTTACCATCAATATCTATTTCAAAAAGAGTATCATAGATAAATCTAAAAGCTCTTTTAGAGTAAATATCTGTTAATTTGATTGGGTCAAGAGTAGTAACCCTTAATTCTTGTGAGATTCTTATCTTATTTTTTTCTTCTTTTTTTTCAAAAATATAATCTTCTAACTCTGCAAAAGAGAGTTGACTAAATAATAATATAAAAATAAAAAATAATCTTTTCATATTTCACCACACTTTCATATAAGAAAAAAGCAATTATAAATTTAGAAAATACTCTAACTTATAATTGCAAAATAAACACTTCTAAATAAAGAATCTTTCAGTCTTTTATTATATTCTTTTCTATTCTAAGTGTAGCTCTATTTTATTTAAAAGTCAATAGTAAAATAAAAAATAAAAGAGAAAAATTTACCTAGTTTAAATAAATTTTTCTCTTTAAGAATTTAATTTTAAATTTTATTTTAAAAGATTATTTAATTTTTTAATAAACTCAACAGGATTTTCTATTTGGAATCCTTCAAGCATAAGAGCCTCTGTATAAAGAATATCTAATAAATCATCAAATTTAGGAGTATCTTTACACTCTTGAAGTTTTGCAAATAGAGGGTGTTCTGGGTTTAGTGCTAAAATCTTTTCAGCTTTTATATTTTCATTTCCAGGAATTTGAGAAAGTACTTTTTCCATCTCAAGAGAGATTTCTCCCTTAGCAAGTAGAGCAGAAGCACCACTACCTAAGTTATTACTTAGCTCAACATCTACTATTTTTCCTGTTAAGCTCTCTTTTATCTTATCTAGCATAGATTTATTGTCTTCAGATAATTTTTTAATCTCTTCCTCTTTTTCTTTGTTTTCCTCTAATTTGAAATCAGAATCACTTATAGATTTGAAAGTTTTTCCTTCAAACTCATTCATAGTTTTTAGAGCAAACTCATCAATCTTATCAGTTAAGATTAAGACTTCTATTCCTTTTTCTTTTAGAGCTTCCATCTTAGGTAGAGATTTTACAGTGGCTAAATCCTCTCCTACTACATAAAGAATCTCTTTTTTCTCTTCTCCCATACGCTCTACATACTCTTTCAATGTAACATATTTATCATCTAGAGAACTTCTAAATATTAATAAGTTTTGAAGTTTGTCTTTATTCATTCCAAACATATCGTGGATACCAAATTTTATATTTCTACCAAAAGCTTCCCAGAACTCAATATATTTTTCTCTATCATTTTTTAAGATATATTCAAGCTCTGATATGATTTTTTTCTCAAGATTTTTAGAAATAGCAGTAAGTTCACTATTTTGTTGTAAAATCTCTCTTGAGATATTTAGTGATAAATCATCACAATCTACAAGCCCTTTTACAAAACTAAAATATTCTGGAATTAGCTCATCACATTTATCCATTATAAAGACATTTTTTGTATAAAGTTGTAATCCTTTTTTATAATCTTTTGAGTAAAAATCCATTGGAGCTTTTTTAGGAATATATAGTAAAGCTGTATATTCAATACTACCTTGTACTTTTAGATGAAAGTGGAACATAGGATCTTCCCAATCGTGGAAAGTAGATTTATAGAACTCATTATAATTTTCATCTTTAAGTTGCGATTTATCTGTTTTCCAAATTGGTTTTGTAGAGTTAATTGTTTCATCATTGAAAATAATTGGATATCTTACATAGTCAGAGTATTTTTTAACTAAATCTCTTATCTTCCAATCTTCTAAGAAAGTCATAAACTCCTCTCCATCTTTTATAGTAAGAGTGATAGAAGTTCCTCTCTCTTTTTTTCAAACTCCTCTATCTCATAAGAACCATCTCCAGTAGATGTCCACTTTACTCCCATATCAGATTTTGGAGATTTTGTAATAAGAGTCATCTTATCAGCTACCATAAATCCAGAATAGAACCCTACTCCAAACTGTCCAATAATATCTATATCATCTTTTGAAGTGTTTTCTAATTTTTCTTTAAAAGCTTTTGAACCAGATTTTGCAATAGTTCCTATATTTTCAGCTACCTCATCATAAGTCATTCCTATTCCATTATCTGTAATTGTTATCTCTTTTTTATCCTTATTTACTGATAGAGTTATTTTAAAATCTCTATCTTCTCCTAAAATTTCACTATTAGTAAGAGCCTCAAATTTTATTTTATCAATAGCATCACTAGCATTTGATATAAGCTCTCTTAAAAAAATCTCTCTATTTGTATAGATAGAGTGTATCATCAAGTTTAATAATTCTTTAGTTTCTGCTTGAAACATTTTTGCTTCTTTTCTCATTTAAAAATTACCTCCTTAGCACTCTAATAAATTACTGGCTAACAATTAATATATACCATAATCAATAAAAGTTGTCAATAATTTTTTATATTATAAAATTTTTGATTCAAGTTAAATAAAAAATAAAATAGTAAAATTTTTACTTTTAATATTTTAATAACTATTGAAATATAAATATATTTTATGGTAATATTTTATTGTAAAATAAATGAAATGTATTATAAACAAATAAAAAATTCTAAAATAAAATCAGTAAAATTTTTACTAATTAAGAGAAAGGAAGAGGATAAATGATAAACTTCAATGAAAAAAATAGAGAGTTTCATTTACAAGGGAAGAATTTTAGTTATGTTTTTAATGTTATGCAAAATGGACAATTAGGGCAACTTTATTTTGGAAAAAAAATAAGACATAGAGAAGATTTTTCACATTTTTTCTATAAACCTGAGGTTGGAATTGGAATAATAGCTCATTATGAAGAGGATCCAGGATTTTCATTAGAGTATTTCAAACAGGAGTACCCATCATATGGAACAACAGATTTTAGAAAGCCAGCTTTCGAGATAGAGGATGAGAATGGAAGTAGGGTAAGTAATTTTGTATATAAAGGATATAGAATTTATAAGGGGAAAGAAAAATTACAAGGATTACCAGCTACTTATGTGTTATCAGAAGAGGAAGCTGAAACTTTAGAGATTACTTTAGAGGATGAAGTTTTAGAATGTAGACTATATCTTACTTACACTATTTTCAATGAAAGAGATATTTTAACTAGAAATGCTAGATTTGAAAATTATGGAAAACAAAATCTAAAATTAAATAGAGCAATGAGTTTATCATTAGACTTACCAGATTATAACTATGAGATGTTACACTTTTCAGGAGCTTGGGCTAGAGAAAGACATCTTAAAACTAGAAAATTAGAGGTAGGAAATCAATATATAGATAGTACAAGAGGAGCAAGTAGTGCTCATCAAAATCCTTTTATTATTTTAAAAAGACCTAATACAGATGAGGATATGGGAGAGGCTATTGGATTTTCCTTAGTTTATTCTGGAAATTTTTTAGCACACGTAGAGGTAGATCATTTTGATGCTACAAGGGTAACTATGGGAATAAATTCTTTTGATTTCTCTTGGAACTTAAATGGAGGAGGAAGTTTCCAAACACCTGAAGCTATAATCTCTTTTACAAGTACAGGACTTAATAGTTTAAGTCAAAATTTTCATTCACTATACAGAGAAAGACTTATGAGAGGAGAGTGGAAAGAGAAAGAGAGACCAATTCTTATAAATAACTGGGAAGCAACATATTTTGATTTTAATGAAGAAAAACTTCTAAATATGGTAAGAAAAGCTAAAAAACTTGGATTTGAACTTTTTGTATTAGATGATGGTTGGTTTGGAAAGAGAAATGATGATAAAAGTTCTTTAGGAGATTGGTTCCCTAACTTAGAAAAATTACCTAACGGTATAAAAGGTTTGGCTGAAAAAATAGAAACTGAGGGAATGAAATTTGGACTTTGGTTTGAACCAGAGATGATAAGTAAAGAGAGTGAACTTTATAAGAAACATCCTGATTGGATATTAGGAGTAAAGGGAAGAAAATTGTCACTAGGAAGAAATCAATATATCTTAGATCTATCTAGAGAAGATGTACAAAATTATATAATTTCTGTACTTGATGAGAGATTTGCTGAAGCTCCAATATCTTATGTTAAATGGGATATGAATAGAAATATGACAGAAATAACTTATGGAGATTTACCTCATAAGTATATTTTAGGACTATATAGAATATTAGAAAAAATAACTACAAAATATCCACATGTACTATTTGAGTCTTGTGCTTCTGGTGGTGGAAGATTTGATGCTGGTATGTTATATTATATGCCGCAAGTATGGACAAGTGATGATACTGATGCAATAGTTAGATTAAAAGTTCAACATGGGACTTCAATGGGATATCCATTACTCACTATGGGGGCTCATGTTTCAGATATTCCTAACCATCAAACCGCTAGAAAAACAAGTTTAGATATTAGAAATCATGTAGCTTATTTTGGAAACTTTGGGTATGAGTTAAATCCACTTATTTTTGATGAAGAGATGGATAAAAAAGTAATTAAATATTTAGATTTCTATAAAGAAAATAGAAAATTAATTCAATTTGGGGATTTTTATAGAATAGAGAGTCCATTTGAAGGAAATACAACATCTTGGATAGTAGTCAACAAAGATAAATCTGAAGCTTTAGTTGGATATTTCCAGATTTTAGCTGAACCAAATCCTGGTTATAATAAAAAAGTTATTTTAAAAGGATTAGATCCAGATAAAAAATATTTAGTTAATGATGAATTTGAAGCTTATGGAGATGAACTTATGAATATGGGAATAGTTTTCCCGCAACCTGATAGATATTTTTCTAAAGATTCAGAAACACAAGATTTTCAAAGTAAAATATTTAAATTGAAAGAGATAAAATAAAATATAAGGGGGATAAAAAAATGGTAGATTTTAAAATGAAACTTTCATATGGAATAGGAGCGTTAGGAAAAGACTATGCTTGTGCTATAATATATATTTTCTTAATGTATTATTTAACTGACGTAGTAGGGTTAGTACCTGCTTTTGTTGGAACACTGTTTCTAGTAGCAAGATTATGGGATGCAATCAATGATCCTATGATGGGAATGATAGTTGACAATACAAGAAGTAGATGGGGAAAATTTAGACCTTGGATACTTATAGGAACTATTTTAAATGCTGTGGTTTTAATTGCTATGTTTTTCAAACCTAATGGATTAGAAGGAAAAATGTTATATGCTTATATCTCTGTTGCTTACATTTTATGGGGAATGACTTATACAGTAATGGATATACCTTTCTGGTCTATGATACCAGCTCTATCTAGTGACAAAAAAGAGAGAGAAAAGATAGCTGTTGTACCTAGAATATTTGCTAGTTTAGCGTGGTTAAGTATAGGAAGTTTTGGATTACCAGTTATAGGATTACTTGGAAATGGAAATGAGGGAAGAGGATTTTCTCTACTAGCAGTTGGAATAGCAATTTTCTTTATATTTGCTTCAACTTTAACAGTTATAAATGTAAAGGAACAAATAGTAAGTGACCAAAAAGCTCCAAAGGTAAATTTAAAAGATACATTTAGATTGATTTTTAAAAATGACCAACTAGTAGCTTTAATAGGAACAGTTTTAATGTATAACTTAGTTGCTCAAATATCTGGAGGGGTAGCTATATACTACTTCAAATATGTAATAGGAAGAGAAGCACTATTTTCAGTTTTTACAGGATTTTCTGGAATAGCTGAAATAGCAGCATTAATGACTTTTCCAATGTTATCAACTAAAATAGGAAGAAAGAAAGTATTTTTCTTAGCTTGTAGCTTACCAGTTATTGGTTTTGGGTTATTATGTTTAGCTGGATATATTGCTCCAGAAAGTGCTACTTTAGTTGCTGCTTGTGGAATTGTAGCTAAATTAGGATCAGGACTTTCTTTAGGTATTTCAACAGTTATGTTAGCTGACGTTGTTGATTATGGAGAATATAAATTTGGAAGTAGAAATGAAAGTGTAATTTTCTCTGTCCAAACACTACTTGTTAAATCTGCTTCAGCTGTAAGTGGTTGGTTAATAGGAATAGGATTGTCTTTAGTAGGATATGTAGCTAATGTACAACAAACAGCTTCTGCTATAATGGGAATAAGAAGTTTAATGATAATTTTCCCTATGTTATTATCAGCTATGGGATATGTAATATATAAAAAGTATTATAAATTAAATGATGAGTATTACGATGAGATTGTAGAAAAATTAATGGAAAATAGAAAACAAAGAACAGTTTAATAAGGAGAAATAGTATGTGGTTAGGAGTAGATTATTATCCTGAACAATGGGATATATCAATGATAGATAAGGATTTAGACAATATAATAGAACTTGGGAGTAATGTAATCAGGATAGGAGAGTTTGCTTGGCATATTATGGAAAAAGAAGAAGGAAAATATGATTTTTCCTTCTTCGATATGGTTATAAAAAAAGCTAGTGAGAAAGGACTAAAAGTAATTTTTGGAACACCAACAGCTACAATTCCAGCTTGGCTTGCTAAAAAATATCCTGAAGTATTATCAGAATTTGAAAATGGTCAAAAAAGAAGATTTGGTGGACGTCATACAAGCTGTTATAACAGTGAAAAATATGTAGAGTATTCTAAAAAAATTGTACAAACTCTTGTAGAACACTATAAAGATGAAAAAAATATAGTGGCTTGGCAACTTGATAATGAGTTTGGACATGAAGGAAGCGACGAGTGTTTCTGTAAATGTTGTGAAAGAGAATTCCAAAAATTCCTTTCTAAAAAATTTAATGGAGATATCAATAAATTAAATGAAACTTATGGAACAACTTTCTGGTCTCAAGAGTATAACTCTTTTGAAGAGATACCTGTACCAGCCGCTACAATTACCACTCATAATCCAGCTTTAAGATTAGATTGGGAAAGATTTAGAAGTGAGAGTATTGTAAAATATTCTGATATGCAAGTTGAGATAATTAGAAATATAATTCCTGAGGCAGTAATTATTCATGATTTTCCAGGTGGAGGATTAGATAAGCATGTGGACTACTCTAAGTTAGCAGAAAAATTAGATGTAGTAGCTTACAATAACTATCCAGTATGGGGAGGACAAAAGAAACCTATTCCACCTTGTGAAATAGCTTTTGGTTTGGATTATATGAGAGGGTTGAAAAGACAAAATTTCTGGATAACAGAGGGGATAATGGGAGCTCAAGGACATGATATAACAGGATATCTTCCAAGACCTAATCAAGCTAAGATGTGGTCATATCAAGGAGTAGCTAGAGGGGCTGAAACATTTATTTACTTCAGATATCGTGGAGCTACTAAAGGAGCAGAGCAATTTTGTTATGGAGTAATAGATGCTGATAACCAAAAGAGAAGAAAATTTTATGAAGTTCAAAATTTCTTTAGAGTAGCTAAGGAAAATGAAAAATCTTTAGAAACTCCAATAGAGAGTAAAATAGCTATGATATATGACTATGATTCATTAGCATCTTTTAGAATACAAAAACAAAGTATATTATTAGATTGTCATAGTGAGATGAAAAGAATACATAAAGTTTTCTATGAAAAAAATATAATGATAGATATCATTCCTCATACAATGGATATTTCTAAATATGAAGTAGTAATTCTTCCGTTTATGATAATTTGGAAAGAGGAATTTGTAACTAAGATAAAAGAGTTTGTAAATAATGGTGGTAAAGTTGTATTTACTTACCGTAATGCTATAAAAGATATAGATAATAACTTGACATTAAATGAGATGCTACCTGTAAGATATACTGATTTAACTGGAGTATATATAGAGGAAACAGAAAGCTTACAAGAGTATGATGAGTTACCATTAAAAGGTATAGGAGAATTTGAAGGAGTAGAGGGAAGAGCCGGAATATTTAGAGATATGCTTGTACCTACTGCTGCACAAACTTTAATGAAGTATGATGATAAATTCTATAACGAGTTTTCAGCTGTGACAAAAAATAAAGTTGGGGCTGGAGAGATTTACTATATAGGTTGTGGATTAGAAGATAAACTTATGACTAAGGTTATGGAAAAAGTTCTTGAAGGAACAGATGTAGTAGAAGAGATTACTCCTGAAGGTGTAGAAGTAGTTGAAAGAGGAAATCTAGAAAATAGAGTAAAAATCTATATAAATCATAATGATTATTCAGTTAAGGTAAAAGATTTTGAGCTTGCACCTTTTGAATGTAAAGTTGTTAAATAACCTACTACTCTCTCTTGATTTCAATTTAAAAAATTAGAATAATTCAAGAATGACGAAGAACGAAAGTCATTCTTGAATTTTATTTATTAAGAATTTTTAATATTGACTATATAGTTTTATCTTTTACACTTTCTCTCTCAATAAGATTACAAGGCATAATAACTTTTTTTACCCCGTGTTCTCCTTCCCAAAGTTCTTCCATAAGTCTTATAGCTGCATCAGCATACTCTCTCATAAAAATTCTTATAGATGAAAGAGCTGGAGTAGCAAATTCAGAAAGAGGAGTATCGTTGAAGGTAATAATACTTACATCTTCAGGAATTTTTATATTCTTTTCACTAAAAGCTTTTAATATACCAGAAGCAATAGCATCAGATGAGATAAAGAAAGCACTTGGTAATTTAGAATTTTTTAAAAATTTAATAATGTTATTATAACCAGATTTTGAATTCATCTCACACTCAACTATATATTTTTCATTAAAGAGATTATGCCCTTCTAAAAAACTTTTAAAATATACATATCTAGAATCTATCTCCCATTCTTTTGTATTACCAAAAGTATATTTACTTCCAATAAAACCAATATCTTTATGCCCTTTATCTAAAAAATGTTTTAAAGCAATTCTTACTCCTAATTGATAGTTGGGAATAATACTGTGATAGGTCAACTCATCAGGAGATGAATCTATAAAAACAATATTTCTAGTATAGGATTCAAAATCAGCTATTTCCTCTAATGTAAATCTTCCTATTGGAAATATCCCATCTAATTTCTTTTTATTAATTTTTATAAAGTTTTTATCTTTATTTCTAAAAAGAGAGATAACCTCTATTCCTTTTTCTAAACAAACTTCTTCTAGAACATTTTTCATCATAATATAGTAAATATCTTTTTTCTGCTCTTCTAATTCAAACATTTGAGCTATACCAATCTTATACTTTTTAGCTTTTCTATCTTTGTATCTCTGTCCTATTGTTTTATAGTTTAATTTGTTAGCTATCTCTATAACTTTTTCTTTAGTTTTATTAGAAACATTTAAGGTAGTATCATTGTTTAATATTCTTGATACTGTTGTTATTGAAACATCGCTTAATTCAGCTATCTCTTTAAGTGTTGCCATAAATATCTCCTATCTCTATTTATCATAATTTTAGTTAGATATATAAGAAAATTCAAGAATGATGAAGATTGATAAGAATAAATAGAGCAAGTCAGCGAAGGTAAATGCTAAAAAACACAACTGTCTGAGACGAAGTCGAGTTTTGTGTTTTTAGTGAACCAAGCCATACTTGCTCTTTATTCTTTGAACGAAAGTCATTCTTGAAGTATTTTAATTAATTATAACGGTCTCTAATATTCTTCTTAATTTTTATATTTTGTTTATGAATATCTTGTTTAAAACAATAATTTTATGCTAGATGTAAATAGTGAGTACATACTAAGAAAAATACTATCAAAGCACAAGCATCAATTATAGTAGTAATAAATGGACTTGCTATAATAGCAGGGTCTAGTTTAAGTCCTTTAGCTATAATAGGAAGAGTACTACCTACAACTTTAGCTATAATTATTGTAATAAATAGGCTAAGAGATATAGCAAAGGAAACAGCAAAATTAATATCACTTAGGTAGTAAATAATTAAAAAGTTTACTACAGATAAAACCACACCAATTATTACACTAACTCTTAACTCTTTCCAAAATATCATACCAATATCAGATAACTCTATCTCTTCAAGTGCTATTCCACGAGTAATTAACATAGAAGATTGAGAACCAGCATTTCCTCCAGTAGACATAAGCATAGGAATAAAAGAGATAAGAACAATAGCTGATTGTAAAACTCCCTCATAAGTTCTAATTATAATACCAGTAAAAGTTGCTAGTATCATTAAAATTAAAAGCCAACCTATTCTCTGTTTAACTAAAGAAAAAACAGATTCTTTTAAATACTCTTCATCAGATGGAGCCATAGCAGCCATCTTTTGCATATCTTCAGTATTTTCTTGGTCGATTACATCTACTACGTCATCTATTGTAATAATACCAACAAGTCTATCTTCATTATCCACAACAGGCATAGATGTCAAATCATATTTTCTAAAGTCAGAAGCGATGTTTTCTTGGTCATCAGTAGTATGACAACTTACAAAATTTGTTTCCATAGCTTCTCTAAGTGGTACATCATCATCTAAGAATATCAGTTTCTTAAGTGAGATATATCCTACAAGTTTTCTTTGATTATCTATTATATAACAGATATCAATAGTTTCATTATCAATTCCAAATCTTTTGATAGAGTGTAATGCTTGTCCAATATTCATATCATTTTTTAAAGATAGATACTCTACAGTCATAACACTACCAGCACTATTTTCTGGATA
This window harbors:
- a CDS encoding DUF4402 domain-containing protein — its product is MKKILVFIIFFIFSYFSFGKNYIAEISKVYSNDNLVIGTTSRLKFSSEVSIIKENGNIQDFFQLETNSNNSFINLAELKITNISGTKVGNKIYFKNTTNGEGLQEIKILVEGEFVFNWLNQSREKENIKIGYINSSINPVYLNLDTKELKPIHSLKIKVLNNMNLGKGVAGEKLSTKESGEPANLSIEGEENKSINIYIPSSTTIKNSNNDTLTVNIRFRDNNSQELIRRLSSNSKNTYRVGNDGRVITKDILIDGETQTKKTSRGVYRGFFTVKVEYLD
- a CDS encoding ABC transporter substrate-binding protein, with product MKRLFFIFILLFSQLSFAELEDYIFEKKEEKNKIRISQELRVTTLDPIKLTDIYSKRAFRFIYDTLFEIDIDGKITPKLAQEYYYITKKLLYIKLKDGIKFQDGTSLTSEDVKNSLLRVKTQGALKEFYKNIEEIEIINNREFIIKFSQEDKYIFETLSHTMSSIIKEKAGKIIGTGLYQVEALQKDSVTLSNIEFPYKKIIIDRIFSIQDRLLSLFNNNSDVIYDITNFDIKNGKNLKIIDEKNIDIKKSENIVTTALVFNKNRDLKFKKILNNILNTEESLLPPEIYDKNLEDIDKVKNFNINKELNTLNDKEKIVELMILNTEEDRKLAENIKNRLKKYEIIVKILPYQVDAYYYKIKSKNFDIALQHLVFNKKYPRISLGKVILYDIYDDNLYKEINYFENRFEKEENLEKREKIFIEGVNEISKKLPYIPLEHHSLYILINRALEE
- a CDS encoding alpha-galactosidase, whose protein sequence is MINFNEKNREFHLQGKNFSYVFNVMQNGQLGQLYFGKKIRHREDFSHFFYKPEVGIGIIAHYEEDPGFSLEYFKQEYPSYGTTDFRKPAFEIEDENGSRVSNFVYKGYRIYKGKEKLQGLPATYVLSEEEAETLEITLEDEVLECRLYLTYTIFNERDILTRNARFENYGKQNLKLNRAMSLSLDLPDYNYEMLHFSGAWARERHLKTRKLEVGNQYIDSTRGASSAHQNPFIILKRPNTDEDMGEAIGFSLVYSGNFLAHVEVDHFDATRVTMGINSFDFSWNLNGGGSFQTPEAIISFTSTGLNSLSQNFHSLYRERLMRGEWKEKERPILINNWEATYFDFNEEKLLNMVRKAKKLGFELFVLDDGWFGKRNDDKSSLGDWFPNLEKLPNGIKGLAEKIETEGMKFGLWFEPEMISKESELYKKHPDWILGVKGRKLSLGRNQYILDLSREDVQNYIISVLDERFAEAPISYVKWDMNRNMTEITYGDLPHKYILGLYRILEKITTKYPHVLFESCASGGGRFDAGMLYYMPQVWTSDDTDAIVRLKVQHGTSMGYPLLTMGAHVSDIPNHQTARKTSLDIRNHVAYFGNFGYELNPLIFDEEMDKKVIKYLDFYKENRKLIQFGDFYRIESPFEGNTTSWIVVNKDKSEALVGYFQILAEPNPGYNKKVILKGLDPDKKYLVNDEFEAYGDELMNMGIVFPQPDRYFSKDSETQDFQSKIFKLKEIK
- the melB gene encoding melibiose:sodium transporter MelB, with translation MVDFKMKLSYGIGALGKDYACAIIYIFLMYYLTDVVGLVPAFVGTLFLVARLWDAINDPMMGMIVDNTRSRWGKFRPWILIGTILNAVVLIAMFFKPNGLEGKMLYAYISVAYILWGMTYTVMDIPFWSMIPALSSDKKEREKIAVVPRIFASLAWLSIGSFGLPVIGLLGNGNEGRGFSLLAVGIAIFFIFASTLTVINVKEQIVSDQKAPKVNLKDTFRLIFKNDQLVALIGTVLMYNLVAQISGGVAIYYFKYVIGREALFSVFTGFSGIAEIAALMTFPMLSTKIGRKKVFFLACSLPVIGFGLLCLAGYIAPESATLVAACGIVAKLGSGLSLGISTVMLADVVDYGEYKFGSRNESVIFSVQTLLVKSASAVSGWLIGIGLSLVGYVANVQQTASAIMGIRSLMIIFPMLLSAMGYVIYKKYYKLNDEYYDEIVEKLMENRKQRTV
- a CDS encoding beta-galactosidase, producing MWLGVDYYPEQWDISMIDKDLDNIIELGSNVIRIGEFAWHIMEKEEGKYDFSFFDMVIKKASEKGLKVIFGTPTATIPAWLAKKYPEVLSEFENGQKRRFGGRHTSCYNSEKYVEYSKKIVQTLVEHYKDEKNIVAWQLDNEFGHEGSDECFCKCCEREFQKFLSKKFNGDINKLNETYGTTFWSQEYNSFEEIPVPAATITTHNPALRLDWERFRSESIVKYSDMQVEIIRNIIPEAVIIHDFPGGGLDKHVDYSKLAEKLDVVAYNNYPVWGGQKKPIPPCEIAFGLDYMRGLKRQNFWITEGIMGAQGHDITGYLPRPNQAKMWSYQGVARGAETFIYFRYRGATKGAEQFCYGVIDADNQKRRKFYEVQNFFRVAKENEKSLETPIESKIAMIYDYDSLASFRIQKQSILLDCHSEMKRIHKVFYEKNIMIDIIPHTMDISKYEVVILPFMIIWKEEFVTKIKEFVNNGGKVVFTYRNAIKDIDNNLTLNEMLPVRYTDLTGVYIEETESLQEYDELPLKGIGEFEGVEGRAGIFRDMLVPTAAQTLMKYDDKFYNEFSAVTKNKVGAGEIYYIGCGLEDKLMTKVMEKVLEGTDVVEEITPEGVEVVERGNLENRVKIYINHNDYSVKVKDFELAPFECKVVK
- a CDS encoding LacI family DNA-binding transcriptional regulator, which produces MATLKEIAELSDVSITTVSRILNNDTTLNVSNKTKEKVIEIANKLNYKTIGQRYKDRKAKKYKIGIAQMFELEEQKKDIYYIMMKNVLEEVCLEKGIEVISLFRNKDKNFIKINKKKLDGIFPIGRFTLEEIADFESYTRNIVFIDSSPDELTYHSIIPNYQLGVRIALKHFLDKGHKDIGFIGSKYTFGNTKEWEIDSRYVYFKSFLEGHNLFNEKYIVECEMNSKSGYNNIIKFLKNSKLPSAFFISSDAIASGILKAFSEKNIKIPEDVSIITFNDTPLSEFATPALSSIRIFMREYADAAIRLMEELWEGEHGVKKVIMPCNLIERESVKDKTI